From the Tenacibaculum dicentrarchi genome, the window TTTTTAGCTATTACTTGTTTAATTTCTTGGGCGTATTCTTTAAGTCTTTTAGGATCAATACCATATTGAAGGTCGCCCATTAATGATTCACCGCTTAATTTTAAAAGGATTCTTTTATATTGCATAATCTTGTTGAAAGTTTTGCAAAACTACGCAATTTTTTTGAGTTTGAATTTTGATAAAAGAAAAAACCACCCAAAAAATGGATGGTTTTTAAATATTTTGTGATGTTTAAGAATTATCCTAAAGTAACTCTTACGAAGTTTTTAACTTCTACGTCACCAAAAGAAGAAACATATTCTGCAACAGTTTTCTTTTCGTCTTTAATAAACTTCTGATCTAATAAACATTGTTCTTGATCTAAAGTTGTGTTATCTGAAATAAATCTTTCCATTTTTCCTGGTAAAATTTTATCCCAAATTTGTTCTGGTTTCCCTTCTGATTTCAATTGTTCTTTAGCATCTTGCTCAGCTTGTGCTAAGGCAGCATCAGTTAATTGTAATCTAGAAACATATTGAGGAACGTTCTTTAAAGTTTTACCTAAACGCCCTAATTCAATATTATCTTTAGCAATAGCAGCAATTCTTGCTTCAGTTTCAGCCTCTACATAAGCAGCTTCAAAACCTTTGTAAGATAAAGAAATTGCTCCCATTGATGCAGCTTGCATTGCTAAATCTTTTGCTAAAACAGCAGCATTATCTGCAGGAGCAGATAAACCAACCATAGCAGCAATTTTACCAATATGAGTATAAGAACCTACGTATGGCGCTTCTAATCTTTCAAAAGAAGTAATATCGATTTTTTCACCGATAACACCTGTTTGTTCGATTAATTTTTCAGCAACAGTTACCCCACCAAAATCAGCAGCTAAAAATTCTTCTTTAGTATTTACCGTAAAAGCGATATCAACAAATTGCGAAGCTAAATCTTTAAAAGAATCATTTTTCGAAACGAAATCTGTTTCACATGCTAATACAATAGCAACACCGTAAGTATTGTCATCACTAATTTTAGTAATGGCTACACCTTCGGTAGAATCTCTATCGGCTCTTTTAGCAGCGATTTTTTGTCCTTTTTTACGTAAAACTTCAACAGCTTTATCAAAGTTTCCTTCTGCTTCTACTAATGCATTTTTACAATCCATCATACCAGCTCCGGTACTTTCTCTTAATTTTTTTACGTCTGCAGCGCTAATTTTTACTGACATATCTATTGTTATTTTTTAGTTGTTTTATACTTGTAAAAATAGTTAAAGGTTTCAAATTAATGAAACCTTTAACTGAAAATAAATTAAAATTATTTAGTTTCTTCTGTAGCTGGAGCTTCAGGAGTTACTTTTACAGCTTTTGCTTCTTCTTTAGCTGGAGCAGCTACTTTTTCTTTATCAGCTTTTCTTTCTGATAAACCTTCAGCAATAGCATCAGTTACATAAGATAAAACTTTATCGATAGATTTAGAAGCATCGTCATTTGCAGGAATTACAAAATCAACTGGTCTTGGATCAGAGTTTGTATCAACTAATGCAAAAATTGGAATGTTTAATTTTTGAGCTTCAGCAATTGCAATGTGTTCTTTTTTAACATCAATTACAAATACAGCTGCAGGTAAACGAGTCATATCAGAAATAGAACCTAAATTCTTTTCTAATTTAGCTCTCTGACGGTTAATTTGTAACTTTTCTCTTTTAGATAAAGCATCAAAAGAACCATCTTGCTTCATTCTATCAATAGTAGCCATTTTTTTAACAGCTTTACGAATAGTTACGAAGTTTGTTAACATACCACCTGGCCAACGCTCAGTAATAAAAGGCATGTTAATGTTTGTTGCTCTTTCAGCTACAATATCTTTCGCTTGCTTTTTAGTTGCAACGAATAATATTTTACGTCCAGAGTTTGCTATTTTTTGTAAAGCTGCAGCAGCTTCATCAATTTTAGCTGATGTTTTATACAAATCGATGATGTGAACACCGTTACGTTCTGTATAAATATATGGAGCCATGTTTGGGTTCCATTTTCTAGTTAAGTGACCGAAGTGTACGCCGCTTTCTAATAATTCTTGAATATTTGCCATTTTAATAAAATGTGTTTACGTTCTGTTTTCACAATATTTCAGTAGTTATAATTAAGTCTGAAATATTTAGATACTAAACTGTTAAAAATAAATTTATAAATAACAGTCTCTATATTGTAAATAAATAACAATGCCTTTGATAAAAGGCATTGAAAATAAATATTAACGCTTAGAGAACTGGAATTTCTTACGTGCTTTCTTCTGACCGAATTTCTTACGTTCAACCATTCTAGGGTCACGAGTTAATAAACCTTCTGGTTTTAATACTGCTTTGTGCTCTTCGTTAATAGCTACTAATGCTCTAGTAATTGCTAAACGAATTGCTTCTGCTTGACCTGTAATACCACCTCCGTAAACATTAACTTTAATGTCATAAGACTCTAAGTTCTCAGTTAACATTAAAGGTTGTTGGATTTTGTATTGTAAAGTTCCTGTTGTAAAGTAGTTTTTATACTCCTTTTTATTTACAGTAATGTTTCCTTTACCTTCTGAAAGATAAACACGAGCAACAGCTGTTTTTCTTCTACCTATTTTGTGTACAGTTTCCATTATTTAAGATCGTTAAGGTTAATAGCTTTTGGGTTTTGAGCTGTTTGTTGGTGCTCAGTACCTGCATAAGCATACAAGTTTTTGTATAAAGCGCTTCCTAATTTATTTTTAGGTAACATTCCTTTTACTGCTTTTTCGATTAATCTTGTAGGATCTTTTTCGAACATTTCAGTAGCAGTTAATGATCTTTGTCCACCTGGATAACCTGTGTGACGGATATAAGATTTATCAGTCCATTTCTTACCAGTTAAAACAATTTTTTCTGCGTTGATAATAACCACGTTATCTCCACAATCTACGTGAGGAGTATAATTTGGTTTGTACTTACCTCTAATTAGCATTGCTACTTTAGAAGCTAGACGACCCAACGTTTGCCCGTCCGCATCAACTAAAACCCACTCTTTGTTAACAGTGTTTTTGTTTGCTGATACTGTTTTGTAACTTAATGTGTTCATAATTACACGATTAGTTTTTGTTTATTAATATATAATTTTATCCTTAAAAAAGGTGTGCAAATATACGTCTAATTATTTTATTGACAAATAGCAGGTTAGTTTAATTTATTTTAAACAAAAAAAAACGTGCAACTGCACGTTTTTTTAATTTTTTATTAAAAAGAGTTTAAATTACTCTGCTTTTTGTTCTAACAATTCAAAAAATTGATTTAAACGAGGTAAAACAATAATTTTTGTTCTTCTGTTTTTAGCCTTATTTTCAGGGGTGTCATTTGCTACTAAAGGAATATAACTTCCTCTACCAGCAGCGATTAATCGTTCAGGGGCAACGCTGTATTTATTTTGTAGTTCACGGACAATTGATGTTGCACGTAAAACACTTAATCCCCAGTTATCTTTTAGTTTAGAGCCTTTAGAAACAGGTGTATTATCAGTATGTCCTTCAATCATTACATCCATTTCTGGTTGTCCATTTACAACCGTTGCTACTTTGGCTAATACTTTTGATGCTTTCTCAGAAATGGTATAACTTCCGCTTTTAAATAATAATTTATCAGAAATTGAAATAAAAACAACTGTTTTTTC encodes:
- the tsf gene encoding translation elongation factor Ts, which encodes MSVKISAADVKKLRESTGAGMMDCKNALVEAEGNFDKAVEVLRKKGQKIAAKRADRDSTEGVAITKISDDNTYGVAIVLACETDFVSKNDSFKDLASQFVDIAFTVNTKEEFLAADFGGVTVAEKLIEQTGVIGEKIDITSFERLEAPYVGSYTHIGKIAAMVGLSAPADNAAVLAKDLAMQAASMGAISLSYKGFEAAYVEAETEARIAAIAKDNIELGRLGKTLKNVPQYVSRLQLTDAALAQAEQDAKEQLKSEGKPEQIWDKILPGKMERFISDNTTLDQEQCLLDQKFIKDEKKTVAEYVSSFGDVEVKNFVRVTLG
- the rpsB gene encoding 30S ribosomal protein S2; the encoded protein is MANIQELLESGVHFGHLTRKWNPNMAPYIYTERNGVHIIDLYKTSAKIDEAAAALQKIANSGRKILFVATKKQAKDIVAERATNINMPFITERWPGGMLTNFVTIRKAVKKMATIDRMKQDGSFDALSKREKLQINRQRAKLEKNLGSISDMTRLPAAVFVIDVKKEHIAIAEAQKLNIPIFALVDTNSDPRPVDFVIPANDDASKSIDKVLSYVTDAIAEGLSERKADKEKVAAPAKEEAKAVKVTPEAPATEETK
- the rpsI gene encoding 30S ribosomal protein S9; this translates as METVHKIGRRKTAVARVYLSEGKGNITVNKKEYKNYFTTGTLQYKIQQPLMLTENLESYDIKVNVYGGGITGQAEAIRLAITRALVAINEEHKAVLKPEGLLTRDPRMVERKKFGQKKARKKFQFSKR
- the rplM gene encoding 50S ribosomal protein L13 yields the protein MNTLSYKTVSANKNTVNKEWVLVDADGQTLGRLASKVAMLIRGKYKPNYTPHVDCGDNVVIINAEKIVLTGKKWTDKSYIRHTGYPGGQRSLTATEMFEKDPTRLIEKAVKGMLPKNKLGSALYKNLYAYAGTEHQQTAQNPKAINLNDLK